The Lynx canadensis isolate LIC74 chromosome D4, mLynCan4.pri.v2, whole genome shotgun sequence DNA window AGAGTAGTGTTCATTCCTATCCCTCAAGAATGGGAAATGATGAAAATCCTGGGGTGGTATTGGCTCATGGGTACCAAATAGCTACTGTGTTGTTGCTAAAGTAAGATTTGCCATGTCTAATGCCTGTAAAACATTTGTCTTATGACCCTAGCCTTGCAATgctgatattctttcctgatgcATCAGGACATTTCCTCTCGTGGGCCATCATTTATGTTGAAATTCACAATCACTCTGACTGTTGGGTCTGAGGAAAAGTCACTGAGGAATATCATGTTGCTTTTTATATTGCCACTGTGGCATAGGGATATGAGTTACCTTCTGATATCTGGTTCTAGGGTCATTGTGGAAGAATGATGTGCAAAAAACTGTATGGGCCAAAGATGTTAGGGGTGGAGTGCTAACAACACTGATTCCGTTTTTGGTCTTCCATCTtgttctcccctcttcccctctgtcaCACAGATGGCACCACATTAGGTAACTACCTTGGGACCTCACCACAATATCCCTCACTTCATAAAACTGCTAATTAAGGTCCAGACAACTTCAGAGAATAGCTGTTAGCGCTCTGGATCATTTATCCACCTACTGACTGCCCAATTGCCCTCGTcagtaagttaccctgaataaaactcTGTGTAAATGGTATGGGGTGCCTCCAAAAAACTATTTAACTAATGGATGACAAGTTTCCCAGAATAGCAGGTTGGACAGaggccaaaatatttttttgagcttggaaataaaacaaatgaaggcAATGACCATGTGGACCTGGCTATTAAATTAAGGGGTTTGAAAAGAGACTTATTCAATCAGTAACAGAAATAACTTGGGAGACTCTcgaatatttggaaaataaactcCATACATCTGTATAATcaacacattaaagaaaaaaaaaatattgtgaccaaaataaaaatgaaaacggCATACAAAATTTTGTGAGATTCAGCTAGAGGAGTGCCTGGAGGCAAATTTATCAGTTCCATTacatacattaacaaaaaatagatatataaataactgATCCAGCCTccatcttaaaaaagaataaattaaatgcaaattaataaaagatgtgaaatgataaagaaaaacactaaaaactatgaagtaaaagaaggaaaaacaatagagaaaaatcaatgaaaccaaaacctGGTTCTTTGGTAAGAGCAATACAGTTGATAAACTCCTAGTCAGACTGatcaggaaagaaacaaaagatcaaAGTCACAAATTACTCAAAATAGGAACAAGATGGGGAATATCACTAcagattttttaaacaataaattgaTAATAGGTATATTATAAACAATATTGTGCTAATAATTTAATTATCTAGATGAAACAGATATGTTCTTTAAACAACATAATCGATAAAAGTTTacccaagaagaaataaataacatgaataaCACTACAtctattaaaaacatttcataataatGCAAATCATATACCAAGACCACTGTTTCACactttccacacacacaaaaaaatctccaGACCAAGATGGCTTTTATAGCAAGTttcaccaaatttttttttaaatgtcaatttttcacaaacacttagaaaatagaagagatgGTAACATTTTCCAAGTCATTTTCTGTGGTAAGTTTTGCCATGAAACAAGAATCAGAATATATTACAAGAAAaggaatatatgaataaatatccctttaaaatttacttataaaaattcttaacaaacaGACTGATGAGGATGTGTAGCAATAGAACTCTCACACTGCCAGTAGAACAAAATGAtacaaatattttagatattctttCTCAGCACTTGCATTCAATATTGGTCATATTAACCAGTTTAATAAAGcaagaggaagaataaaattaatacagattaaaaaggaaaaagtaagatGTCCATATTCTCAGATGACATTGTCATATATATGTAACATGGAGTCTCTCAAACACCAAGAACTAAAAAGTGAGATTAGCAATGTTAGAGGATATGACATGAATATACATACACCAACTCTAGGTCTAATTTTACTAATAAACAATTGCAAGTTACACTGACAATACCAccatagaaatgaaatatttaaaggcaCACTTAACAAAATGTCTGACTACActaaaaattagggaaaaattGCAAAAGTAAATTAAAGGTGATCTAAATAAATGAGACATAGTCCACTTTCATGGGTCAGAaaactaaatattataaatatataagttcTCTCCAAACTTAACTATAGCATTGAAGTAATATTCTTAATGGAATGTCAACAGGGTTTTTAGAGAAAATGAcaagtgattctaaaatttatgtagaaaggtaaagaaaaaataatagtgtggggaataagcttaggaattctcTGAACCTCCAccgatgggttaacaaggcataaagaattagaaagctaTAGGATatacacacccaagtttgggtaaacaagattaggtaaataagattaggtaaatgGGACAAacgcccccagtataggacaagcagggcaaaggcccccagtataggacaaaggtataggaaaagggaatgaaaacatccaagatgaggtaaacaagGTATCCAGGGCAGAAATGCCCCCCAACTTAGCAAAATAGtggaaagctgctttcacaggaaggagggaccaaattaggtaaacagataaatagggctatagactcCGGTGAGGTGAAGTTTCCCAGAgcggagctaattagcaaaagaaaggtgccttgttaacccatcggtgcaggctcagggaattcctaatcTTATTCCCCACAGTTTAGAGTGGAGGAACAAGGCATCCTATCTTTTTCCAATAAACTCCACTGCAGCCTCAAGAGCTTTGAGGCAGGCCAAAACTTGCCTATCAGTGGAAGTCTGGCTTATAAATTCTTTGGTAGTGTTGACCATAAATTTATTAAGGACCTGAGCTGTTTGGATAGTATGATGCAGGTTGATTCCAGTAATAGTGGCAGTGGCGATAACACCTACTGCTGTTAGGATGCCCATGATTAACAGGCCAACAAATCTTTTTTGCCTTACAGCAGAGTGCCAGTGTTGAACAAGCTTGGAAAGTGGGCCTATTCCTGATGGATACATATAGGGTTCAGAGCTATTAACAGGAACCCAGGTTGAGGCGCGCTGTTTAAGTACTAATAAAGAGGAGATATTTAATTGGGTGATGTTATCATTACTTACGCAGGACATAAACCAGCCCTGGGAGTTAGAGATATTATAGTTATTTTCTAGTTGTTTGATCTGTAAAGTGGAGGTAGCAAAGAGAACGTAGGGAGAAGGGACACAAATAGTGATCCATGCAAATTGATCATTGTGCAGGGAGGCCTGAGTTATGTTAATATATCAATTTACATAAATTTCACCATGGCTAATAGTACTAGTGAAGAAGAGAAGGCCTAGCTTCCAAAGATTAACAAGGtccttttaatttccctttatatGCAGAAATTAGAGGGCCAGACAAGCCTCCATCTTTCCAAAAAATATTCTCCCTACTAGACTGGTCAAGGGATATGgtcttatttgaatattttgtttcaagATGTCCTCTAGGACCCTTGTCAATAATAGTCCAATTACTCCAGTGAAGATTATGCTCAATCTCTCCATAACAGGTTGTCCAAGGAATATTATTCCAGGGGTGGTCTGAATATTTGACATTAGAGCAAGCTATAACATTAGCAGTATgagatatgtttgttttttgaggtataTCAAAACTTGTGGctgagaaaaaggtaaaattgtcTGGCCTTGTAGAGGTTTTGGGCTGTACATGCAAAACCCAGTTGATTTTTAGTTGGAGACAATCAGATAAGTTGCTAAGTAACACACATAGGAGGTGCTGGAGGAAGCCACCATTGAGGTCTTGGCATATAAAGCAATGCTCTTGTTCAGTTTGGAAGGGTGGGTTAAGATTGGCTCCTTCCATGAACTCTATCATTATTGCTAATAGGAATATCCCAGGCTAGCTGTCAAATATAGGTGGGTTAAGGAGATGAGCCCAATATGAATATTGAGCTTGGCCTCAACAAATGAGGGCAAGAAGTATAATCAGGGTTACCCGTATCGAATTCCTGTCAGTGATGGAGATCATGGCCATCAGGTGCGAGTCAGCGGTGTATGCAATACCATTGTGTTGTAAGAGGACGCTGGCCTGGTTAGGTATTTAAGGCTTCCCTATGTTATATCAGGGTCAAGGACTTGCATTTGTATAGTGACTTCAGGATGAGGAGTCCATGAAGAGGCTTCTTCCGTCTTGAAAACGGGGGCCAGTGGCTGCTCACTCAGAGTCATTCTCTGGAAGTCTTGCTTCACTAGAAGATATACTGGGGGTATCCACCATGCCATGGTATGGCTTCACTAACCGAGTGGGGATCCACAGACGTCCAGAATCTGTAAGAACATAAGCATATCCTCCACCCCAGGTGAGAAGTTTAGTGGGCCCAGTCCATGTGGGTCCCCTTCAGGAGTTTTGTATAGCACCATAGGGTGAGAgggtttatcttattttgaaCAGTGTCACTCAGCTGTAGTTAGTCCTtggaattaagatttaaaaaatttaagagaaatcaTAGCATGATCAAGAAGGAGCTGAGGTTGTAATGCAGACAGCCAGGGGTATCTCCACCCACAcctttttaacatgtttttgagCATATTATGTGCTCATTTACAATTGTTTGGCTTTGTGGTTATAAAGAATGGGTTATTCCAACCAAGGCTTATGTAAAACGACTCAAAAAGGGCGTGTTGTCATTTTACCctctttgttttacagtttttgttaaaattatatttatttacttattaccattaataaaaatgtattttcattttgtatatctTTCTTACATATCTCTTACTTTTTTATATACGAAGTTATTTATTTCCATTAGCTTTAATtatatttagcagaattttagaaaccttagtctccagtgaaaactaagtagtaactaATTGTGAATTGTCTGTTACATCAGAAATTTTTTAGGTGGTAGACTAAGAATCCATTAAGAATAAAGCATGGTTTTTAATGGACTTAAATagtcttagtttttatttttgttttttttttctttgctaagaAGTCAAAAGCATAAACCTATGTTTAGTAAGCATTGCTTCAGCATTCCATTTGATTTGGAAGAGGTCTtgaaacgcccagagtctaagagacccccaaaaacgaaccaccagagtccagagtcaaagctaagcagcaagggtcatttattgcaggttcgaacctggacctctgcgccccccttgccggtgacgccaagaggccctgagagaggtttttacaccccttttacAGACAGGTACAAACAAAtcatggggaaatcaggaattttccacagttacagagctgcgattggttggtgtttaaagttggacacttaacagtattcgattggttcctgcctttaggtcagaccacaacggggggtacgggtatcacaatgattgatcaggaatacacggatgtgccaagcaacaatgattgatcaggagtacacggatgtgccaagtaacaatggttgatcaagaatatacggatgtgccaggcaataatgattgatcaggaatacatgggcgcgccaagcaattgtacagaagcggaacaagctggttaagcttggttaggtttcagtttcccataacttaagcttttaagtttcaattttctcaggcctctcatTCCCCCCTTTCTCAAGTACCTGAGGACCCAATCTTGGGTCCTACAGTGTTACCTAATCAAGCTCGCTTTCCATGTCTAGGAGCTGATACTGTGGTCTAAGGACCATAACCTGAATGGTGTTTAGTCTGTCCCtgataaagtttattattttgttcggTGTGCGAGATCCTCTTGGAGCTATTTAATTTTGGTCCGAACTATTCctgatttattggcataaaagcaacatttttcttgtaGGGCTAAGCAGATGCTGCCTTGTTCTGCGGTTAGCAGATCTAACCCTCTTCTATTTTGTAACACCACTTCTGCTAGGGAATCTAGCTGATCCTGCAGATCCTGGATTGTCCCTGACAAGGCCTCGACATCATTAATTAGTTGCCAAGAGAGTCGCAGATAGGAATGTATGGAGACTCCTAATCCTGCTGTCCCGATAGTTAATGCACCTGTAATTCCTAGGCTTGTCAGGAGGGGGATAACAACTACAGCTCGTTTGGATCTGCCAGTTGCAAAGTTTAAACTAGGGATGGGCATGGGGGTTCCAGCAGACTCCAACTGAGCCACGGCAGCTGGCTTGAAGTTGCATATTATTATCACTAGCTTTTGCTGCCCTGTTACTCTGTAGGATAGCTGTAAAGTAGGTAGTGGAGTTGTCTGGCCCTATACATTGCTGATAGGAGTCATAACAAGAGCTATGCATCGACTCCTGGAAAGTAGAGCAAGGGCATTCtgctgtggggggcaggggcttaGGTTTGTCAACACATAACCACTGCTGTTTTTGGGGTCCTGTGATGTCATAGGTCTGGGTTAAGTGAGTAATTGTGGTCCCACAGTCTTGGGTTTGAGTGTATCTTCACTGATAGTGACCACCCCTTCCTATAGAGCCAGCTATTAGTCTTTTACCATGTGGCAGGGTAAGGGTTCTAACTATGCCACCTGTGCAATCACAGGGCCTTCCATACAGAACTTCATACAATTTCTGTTTGTCAACGGGGGCATTTAGTCCTCCCTCCAGGAGGTTGAGGTTGAGGGCTAGTAGGACAAGGGTTACTATCCTGAACATGTCTAGGGGAGGCATGGCGCAAGGTTAGTTTGAGGGGGTTTTTCTTACTCCGGTCTACAGTCCAAGTAGTATTTTTATCAGTGTGTCCCATGAGGTCAGACAATGGGTCGACAGGCTTCACGTGGGTGTGGTGGATCCAGGTGGGGAGGTTATCTACCTTGATGGCGGTGGGAGTCGTCAGGATGATTTGGTGGGGTCCTTTTCACCTGGGTTCAAGGTTCTCTTGCCAGTGTCGCTTGACGAGGACCCAGTCTCCTGGATGATACTGATGAGGAGTGGGTGGGAGTTCTGCCTCATACAGTTCTTTTAGTTTAGGCCACATGGCCTCATGAACCCGCTGTAGAGCCCTGAGAGAAGACAAGAGGCTGTTATCTTGGTCTAATTGAATGAGGTTTGACTTAAGATTAGGTGTGGGTCTGCCAAACATGATTTCATAGGGTGTAAGGCCCAACTTGTATGGGCAGTTGCGAACCCTGTACAGAGCGTAGGGGAGTAACTCTACCCAATTAGCGCCAGTCTCCATAGTCAATTTAATAAGGGTctcttttaatgttctatttattctttctacttGTCCTGAGCTTTGGGGCCGGTAGGCACAATGTAATTTCTAATCTGCCCCAAGTACGGAAGCCAATCCCTGACTTACCTTAGAGACGAATGCAGGTCCATTATCTGACCCTATCATGActggaaaaccatacctgggcaGGATTTTTTCTAGGATCTTTTTGGCTACTATCTGCGCCGTTTCCTTCTTGGTTGGAAAGGCTTCAGTCCATCCTGAAAAAGTGTCTACGAACACTAGTAAGTATTTATAGCCGTATTTGTCAGGCTTTACCTCGGTGAAGTCCACTTCCCAGTGGGCTTCTGGTATGGTTCCTCTTTTTCGGTGGCCTTGGGCTGTGGCGTGTGGGTGCGCGTTCTGGAGTATTTTTGCCAGGATTGCGTGGCCCAATTTGTCGGGAAGGATAAGGCGGTCTCTGGAGTCCCTCCACCATCCGTCTGTAACTTGGGTCATGGGGAGCTTGCGCATCCAGATAAGATCATCTTCTGAGTATTCAGGCTGTGGGGGTAAATCTCGGGGCCCTGGGTCTGGTAGCTGCGCAGGGAGTACTTGAATGGGGTTTTGTGCTACCTGGCGTGCAGTCTGGTCAGCGAGGTTATTTCCTCGAGAGATTggatcagttattttattttattttttttttggtgacctGGGCAATGTACTATAGCCAGTTTTTTAGGGGCCCAAATAGCGGCCAATAGGGccagaattttatctttatttttgatgtcttTGCCTTTAGCAGTGAGTAGTCCCCTCTCACGGTATATTGCCCCATGTATATGGGCCGTGGCAAAGGCATACCGGCTGTCTGTATATACAGTCACATTGTGGTCCCGCCCCATTCTTAATGCTTGGGTCAATGCAATTAGTTCTGCCCTTTGGGAAGAAGTCCCTGTGGGCAGAGCCTCTGCCCATATCACTTCAGTCTCAGATGTCACTGCTGCCCCCGCATACCGCATACCTCTGTCCTTGATGGACGAAGCTGCTTCCGTCAGTAAACCAGGTGACCTCAGCATCAGGTAATGGCCGGTCCTGTAGGTCTTTCCTTGTTCCATGGATCTGCGCTAGGATGTCGGCACCGTCAGGGAGCGGGGAGTCCAGGTCAGGGTCGGGTAGCAGCGAGGCCGGGTTTAGAGTTCGGGGAGGGGTGTATGTGGTCCGCAAGGGATTTAACAGGAGTCCCTGATAGTGGACCATCCGACATTGCTCATCCACCTGTCGGGGGGCTGCTTGAGTACTCCTTCGATGGCGTGGAGTGTGGTGACATGTAACTCTTGACCCAGGGACAGCTTATCGGCATCTTTAACCATTAGGGCTGTAGCCGCTATTATCCGGAGACAAGGGGGCCATCCTGCGGCTACAGggtcgttttttttttcttcgagAGATAGGCCACTGGTCTGGGCCACGGACCTAGATGCTGGGTTAGCACTGTCTTGGCTATGCCTTAATGCtcatccacatataagtggaaggGCTTAGAGATATCGGGCAGTCCTAGAGCTGGGGCCGATAGGAGAGCTCTCTTTATTGGTTGGAATGCCTGCTCAGCTTCCGCAGACCATTCAAATGATGGTTGGTTTTTAGAGACTGCGTAAAGGGGTTTGGCCATTTCAGCAAAACCTGGGATCCACAACCGGCAGAATCCCGCAGACCCCAGGAATTCCTGAGTTCTGGGTAAATAGGATGGGGCCGCTTTGGTTTGCCATGGCTCTGACCCCGAGCGCAGTTGCTTCTTTTTGGGACAGTCACGAATCCAGTGTCCTTTTTCTTTACAGTAGGCGCATTGGTCTTTGTCTAGGGGGTGCCTAGGGGGGCGAGTTTTCTGCTTATCCTCTGGAGCGTCCCGATTATTATATACCCGCTGAGCAATGCGGAGTAAATCCTGGATCTGTTTTCCTTCTAAATCCTCTAatttttggagtttctttttgatGTCAGGGGCAGCCTGGTTTACAAAAGACAGATTTTCAGGGGCCTCAGGGTCCATGGGAGTGTACTGCCTAAAGGCttccattaatctttctaaaaagttggcagggctctctgtcttaccttgtattACCGAGTACACCTTGGCCAAATTGGTGGGCTTGCGTGCTGCAGCCCGGAGAcccgccattagagtctggcgataaATGAGCAGTCGTCCCCTACCTTCTGCCGAGTTGTAGTCCCAATCAGGCTGAGTCAGGGGAAACGCTGCATTAATGAGGTTAGGGTTAACAGTGGGTCGACCATCTTCCTCGGGACCAGCTTCCGCGCTTCAAGttgaattctctccctttcttccgtGGTGAACAGGATTCGCAAAAGCTGTTGGCAGTCATCCCAGGTAGGCTGGTGGGTGAACATTGTGCTCTCTAGGAGGGCTATAAGATCTCTAGGGTTATCAGAAAACCGAGCATTTTGGGTTTTTCAATTATATAGGTCACTGGTGGGGAAGGACCAATACTGGAGTCGGGGATTGCCCGTTTCATCGGGGGGTCCTATTTCCCGCAGGGGTAGGGCTACAGTGGAGTGGGGGAGGCGAGAGCTTGGCTCACACTGGGTGCGCCCGCGAGTTTGGCCGGCTGGCCCTTCAcagttggtttcattttttaatagggcTAGGCACGGCTGCTGCCTGTAGCCTCCCTGGTTCTGGCACAGCTgctgcttcccacccccccccaggtTCCCCTTGAGGGGCAACCAGCGGGCAACAGGTGGGGCGGCCGCTTcgggcagggcctggggtgcaaggggagggggaagatagGGTGGAGGGTTTTCAACAAGATCTTGCCAGATGGGGATGTAGGGAACCTGGTCTGGGTGGCCCTGACCTTGGCCGCTATAGGCAAACAAAAAGTGCCCTCAGTAGGCCAGCCCACCCCGAAAGTGGGCCACTCAGACTGGCAGAAAGTGATGAGTCTTGACCGGCGGATGTCCAGGCTTAGGTTAtggcctctctcccttcttccagcCTGGACATCCTTGAAATTAgctagaagaagggagagaggtgtACTCTGGTTCTGTCCCATAGcctgtataggaaaaaataaatgggccAAGTTAGTTTCTGTTCCGGAAGCGAGTTGGATATACCTGCAGGGGAGAAGAGACAAGTTAAATCGCAAGCGCAGCGGCAAACAGAAAGTGCCTTGGAGAAGAGACCAGATACAGAACGGGTGTCCGTAACCCGAACAAAGAGTTCTGATGGGCCAGAATAGTGCCCCAGATGGGAGCCAGAGGACGTCTCCTACTGGTCCCGACTGACTTCCCTATAGCGCGTCCACCAGGGCTAGGTCAGTCACTGATACAGATCCCGCGCGGGAGAGCCAGAAACGAACAGacaacagacacagacacagacacagacagagccgGCTTACTTACCGATCGGTCTCAGAAATGACCCGTTGACTTGGGGTCtggtgggtttgggggggggCCTTCCCGGCCAATGCACCAAAtgaaacgcccagagtctaagagacccccaaaaacgaaccaccagagtccagagtcaaagctaagcagcaagggtcatttattgcaggttcgaacctggacctctgcgccccCCTTGCTGGTGAcgccaagaggccctgagagaggtttttacaccccttttatagacaggtacaaacaaatcatggggaaatcaggaattttccacagttacagagctgcgattggttggtgtttaaagttggacacttaacagtattcgat harbors:
- the LOC115499676 gene encoding protein NYNRIN-like; the encoded protein is MEQGKTYRTGHYLMLRSPGLLTEAASSIKDRGNNLADQTARQVAQNPIQVLPAQLPDPGPRDLPPQPEYSEDDLIWMRKLPMTQVTDGWWRDSRDRLILPDKLGHAILAKILQNAHPHATAQGHRKRGTIPEAHWEVDFTEVKPDKYGYKYLLVFVDTFSGWTEAFPTKKETAQIVAKKILEKILPRYGFPVMIGSDNGPAFVSKVSQGLASVLGAD